One window of the Crassaminicella thermophila genome contains the following:
- a CDS encoding lipase family alpha/beta hydrolase, whose protein sequence is MNQLFVTLGMLELLRHKFNTQKRKPIVFVPGLYGSMSDEIISGTGDWGFGMAASVYEPFIRSLEEMGYKKNEDLFIAFYDWRKECTFCARRYLRDVIDKAKKKCKSRKVNIICHSMGGLVARAYVQSKNYRYDVDHLIMIATPNGGAVNAYCFWAGGMLPYKRNIKSNIFRTLLEGYLWVLEKLYSAKNEMETIHKHLKSAKDLLPSHQYGDYLYYLNKDGNLCYVSCEKMAYQNDFLNQLNEREYLLKRRRVKVTLIGGKGVQTNNYLQIDKRYKDKENKWLDGKVIGISKSEEGDGTVMLRSVFAIEGDSYVFQATHVDILKKCRFVIGKKLGIKENNIYRKNDESLNNYISILVNGVGDLFIRSVTKEGIITIYDGIKSMDGVYVEKYDEGLKWIILVGISRDRLYMEYIPKENGKMEIQIDDSFGMRKKIQEREVRKNQAYRLNLS, encoded by the coding sequence ATGAACCAACTATTCGTTACGCTTGGAATGTTAGAATTATTAAGACATAAATTTAATACACAAAAAAGAAAACCGATTGTATTTGTACCAGGTTTATATGGATCTATGAGCGATGAAATTATTTCTGGAACAGGAGATTGGGGATTTGGTATGGCAGCTTCTGTGTATGAACCTTTTATTAGGAGTTTGGAAGAGATGGGGTATAAAAAAAATGAGGATTTATTTATTGCATTTTATGATTGGAGAAAGGAATGTACATTTTGTGCAAGACGTTATTTAAGAGATGTAATTGATAAAGCAAAGAAAAAATGTAAAAGTAGAAAAGTGAATATTATATGCCATAGTATGGGAGGATTAGTAGCTAGAGCTTATGTACAAAGTAAAAATTATAGATATGATGTAGATCATTTAATTATGATTGCTACACCCAATGGAGGAGCTGTAAATGCATATTGTTTTTGGGCAGGAGGTATGCTTCCTTATAAAAGAAACATAAAGTCAAATATTTTTAGAACACTTTTAGAAGGTTACTTATGGGTCTTAGAGAAATTATATAGTGCTAAAAATGAAATGGAGACAATACACAAGCATCTAAAAAGTGCAAAAGATTTGCTACCAAGCCATCAATATGGAGATTATCTTTATTATTTAAATAAAGATGGAAACCTTTGTTATGTATCTTGTGAAAAAATGGCATATCAAAATGATTTTTTAAATCAATTAAATGAAAGAGAATATTTACTAAAACGAAGAAGGGTGAAGGTTACTTTAATTGGAGGAAAAGGTGTTCAGACAAATAATTACTTGCAGATTGATAAGCGTTATAAAGATAAGGAAAATAAATGGCTTGATGGAAAGGTTATAGGAATTTCTAAATCAGAAGAAGGTGATGGAACTGTAATGCTAAGAAGTGTATTTGCAATAGAAGGAGATTCTTATGTATTTCAAGCTACACATGTAGATATATTGAAAAAGTGTAGATTTGTTATAGGGAAAAAGTTAGGGATAAAGGAAAATAATATATATAGAAAAAATGATGAGTCACTGAACAATTATATAAGTATTCTTGTAAATGGAGTAGGGGACCTATTTATAAGATCTGTCACAAAAGAAGGAATTATTACAATATATGATGGGATAAAAAGTATGGATGGAGTTTATGTAGAGAAATATGATGAAGGGTTAAAATGGATTATTTTGGTAGGGATTTCAAGGGATAGACTGTATATGGAGTATATACCAAAGGAAAATGGAAAAATGGAGATTCAAATAGATGATAGTTTTGGAATGAGAAAGAAAATTCAAGAAAGAGAGGTAAGGAAGAATCAAGCTTATCGTTTGAATTTATCCTAA
- the cobU gene encoding bifunctional adenosylcobinamide kinase/adenosylcobinamide-phosphate guanylyltransferase, translating to MKGKITLVTGGARSGKSNYAEKLAKTSVQPVAYLATAIPFDEGMKDRIKKHKASRPSEWTTYEGYKDLYKIVKEIAKEHGTILLDCITIMVTNLMFEHEADWDKISYEAIDKIEEEITNQIMKLIESVRKNNIWCIMVTNEVGMGIVPDNRLSRIYRDIVGRINQIIAKEADEVYFTVSGLPMKLK from the coding sequence ATGAAAGGAAAGATTACATTAGTTACAGGTGGAGCAAGAAGTGGTAAAAGTAATTATGCAGAAAAATTAGCAAAGACTTCTGTACAGCCTGTAGCATATTTGGCTACAGCTATTCCTTTTGACGAAGGAATGAAAGATAGAATTAAAAAGCATAAAGCATCACGACCAAGTGAGTGGACAACGTATGAAGGTTATAAAGATTTATACAAAATTGTAAAAGAAATTGCAAAAGAACATGGGACTATTTTGTTAGATTGTATTACGATTATGGTAACAAACTTAATGTTTGAGCATGAGGCTGACTGGGATAAAATCAGTTATGAAGCAATTGATAAAATTGAAGAGGAAATAACAAATCAGATAATGAAATTAATAGAAAGCGTTCGGAAAAATAATATTTGGTGTATTATGGTTACAAATGAGGTAGGAATGGGAATTGTACCAGATAACAGGTTATCTCGAATATATAGAGATATAGTAGGAAGGATTAATCAAATTATTGCAAAAGAAGCAGATGAGGTGTACTTTACTGTTTCTGGATTGCCTATGAAATTAAAATAG
- the cobS gene encoding adenosylcobinamide-GDP ribazoletransferase, whose translation MKKFILMVQFLTRIPINVYLKVDEKDFSDGIKYFPLVGLIIGMFIVSFYYIGYNIGGGFLASIMAVVIEVFITGGLHLDGLGDTFDGIYSNRSKDKMLEIMKDSRLGTNAALAIFLTILLKIALIYSLHIPNVYPVLLLMPVFSRLCIVYGARFSVYARTSGMGNMFIGKTNNKHVIIAMLISSLLSFLNFWSFPFIFIGLLFSIFYIRHISSKIGGMTGDTLGALCELSELVYLFYVVII comes from the coding sequence ATGAAGAAATTTATTTTGATGGTTCAGTTTTTAACAAGAATACCAATAAATGTTTATCTAAAGGTTGATGAAAAGGATTTCTCAGATGGTATTAAATATTTTCCATTAGTAGGACTTATTATAGGAATGTTTATAGTTTCTTTTTACTATATAGGATATAATATAGGCGGAGGATTTTTAGCTTCAATTATGGCTGTAGTCATTGAAGTTTTTATTACGGGAGGATTACACCTTGATGGTCTAGGTGATACTTTTGATGGAATCTACAGTAACCGTTCTAAGGATAAAATGCTAGAAATTATGAAGGACAGTAGATTAGGGACAAATGCAGCTTTAGCAATATTTTTAACAATTCTTTTAAAAATTGCTTTAATATATAGTTTACATATTCCGAATGTTTATCCAGTATTATTGCTTATGCCAGTTTTTTCTAGGTTGTGTATTGTTTATGGTGCAAGATTTTCAGTTTATGCAAGGACTAGCGGTATGGGAAATATGTTTATAGGAAAGACCAATAACAAACATGTAATAATTGCTATGTTAATCAGTAGTTTGTTATCTTTTTTAAACTTTTGGTCATTCCCTTTTATCTTTATTGGATTATTGTTTAGTATTTTTTACATAAGACATATTAGCAGCAAAATTGGTGGGATGACAGGCGATACATTAGGTGCTTTGTGTGAGTTATCAGAATTAGTTTATTTATTTTATGTTGTGATTATCTAG
- the cobC gene encoding alpha-ribazole phosphatase — translation MLKIILVRHGETENNCDGLYCGWNDIFLTEKGLMQAKKVSEKLKEENFDYIISSDLDRTMKTAEIINQYHHVEIILESNIREMNFGLWEGLSYKEIKEKYPKEVKEWENDWIDYVTPNGESVKQMYERVTKAIDKIIHKNKRGNILIVAHAGSIRAILAYLIGRGMKDYWKYKIDNCGICIIEIIDKFPVLTALNQ, via the coding sequence TTGCTTAAGATAATACTTGTAAGGCATGGAGAGACAGAAAATAATTGTGATGGACTTTATTGTGGTTGGAATGATATTTTTTTGACTGAAAAAGGATTAATGCAAGCAAAAAAGGTTAGTGAAAAATTAAAAGAAGAAAATTTCGATTATATTATCAGTAGTGATTTAGATAGAACAATGAAAACGGCAGAAATTATTAATCAGTATCATCATGTAGAGATTATTTTAGAAAGCAATATAAGAGAAATGAATTTTGGTTTGTGGGAAGGATTAAGCTATAAAGAGATAAAAGAAAAGTATCCAAAAGAGGTAAAGGAATGGGAAAACGATTGGATTGATTATGTTACGCCAAATGGAGAAAGTGTAAAACAAATGTATGAGAGGGTTACAAAAGCAATAGATAAAATTATCCATAAAAATAAAAGAGGAAATATCCTAATTGTTGCACATGCAGGATCTATTCGTGCTATATTAGCATATTTAATCGGCAGAGGAATGAAAGATTATTGGAAATATAAAATAGATAATTGTGGTATTTGTATTATTGAGATAATAGATAAATTTCCAGTTTTAACTGCTTTGAATCAGTAA
- a CDS encoding cobyrinate a,c-diamide synthase: MKFPRFVLAGTQSGVGKTTISIGIMAAFKKRGLNVQPFKVGPDYIDPAFHSFVTKNKSRNLDSWMIKPNIIMSLFLKNSLCKDISIVEGVMGLYDGYGTKKDEGSTAHVSKIIQAPVILIVDGKGMSSSAAAQVLGYKLYDECVDIKGIIINNISGDSHYNLLKESIERDTKIKCVGYLRSNAHIALESRHLGLIPSVELKGLEKKIEEIAEMVEETIDLDALIMIANEAKSIEYQPPKVKEIVKNINIGVALDKSFNFYYEDNLDLLKDLGANLIYFSPIEDEDLPENLHGLYIGGGFPEVFAKELEKNIKMREKIKEAIKNGIPTYAECGGFMYLSKAITTLEDEKYEMVGIFDTEAKMTKRLQRFGYVHVNIEKPCAIAKEKNHVKAHEFHRSMIDENTQNEYVYVVDKIRNGEKIKTWKCGLKKYNALGAYAHIHFYSNTGIAKDFIENCMLYRDRSSEKNEK; this comes from the coding sequence ATGAAGTTTCCTAGATTTGTACTAGCTGGAACTCAAAGTGGAGTAGGAAAAACCACAATATCAATAGGAATTATGGCTGCTTTTAAAAAAAGAGGATTAAACGTACAACCATTTAAGGTAGGACCTGATTATATAGACCCTGCTTTTCATAGTTTTGTAACAAAAAATAAATCTAGAAATTTGGATAGCTGGATGATTAAACCGAATATTATTATGAGTTTGTTTTTAAAAAATTCTCTATGTAAGGATATATCTATTGTAGAAGGGGTTATGGGTTTATATGATGGGTATGGAACCAAAAAAGATGAGGGAAGCACTGCTCATGTTTCAAAGATTATTCAAGCACCTGTTATTTTAATTGTTGATGGAAAAGGTATGTCTTCAAGTGCAGCGGCTCAAGTATTAGGATATAAGTTATATGATGAATGTGTTGATATAAAAGGAATAATTATTAACAATATTTCAGGAGATTCGCACTACAATTTATTAAAAGAAAGTATTGAAAGAGATACAAAAATCAAATGTGTAGGGTATTTAAGGTCAAATGCTCATATTGCTTTAGAGAGTAGACATTTAGGATTGATTCCTAGTGTTGAATTAAAGGGTTTAGAGAAAAAAATAGAAGAAATTGCTGAAATGGTAGAAGAAACCATAGATTTAGATGCATTAATAATGATTGCAAATGAAGCAAAATCTATTGAGTATCAACCACCAAAAGTAAAAGAAATTGTAAAAAATATAAATATAGGTGTTGCATTAGATAAATCTTTTAATTTTTATTATGAAGATAATTTGGATTTATTAAAAGATTTAGGAGCAAACTTAATTTACTTTAGTCCTATAGAAGATGAAGATCTTCCTGAAAATTTACATGGATTATATATAGGAGGAGGCTTTCCGGAGGTATTTGCAAAAGAACTGGAAAAAAATATAAAGATGAGAGAAAAAATAAAAGAAGCAATCAAAAATGGGATACCAACTTATGCTGAATGTGGAGGATTCATGTATTTATCTAAAGCTATAACTACATTAGAAGATGAAAAATATGAGATGGTTGGAATATTTGATACGGAAGCTAAAATGACGAAGAGATTACAAAGATTTGGGTACGTCCATGTAAATATAGAAAAACCTTGTGCTATTGCTAAAGAAAAAAATCATGTTAAAGCCCATGAATTTCATCGTTCTATGATTGATGAGAATACACAAAATGAATATGTATATGTAGTGGATAAAATTAGAAATGGAGAAAAAATAAAAACTTGGAAATGTGGATTGAAAAAGTATAATGCCTTAGGAGCATATGCCCATATACATTTTTATAGTAACACAGGTATTGCAAAGGATTTTATAGAAAATTGCATGCTATACAGAGATAGGAGTAGTGAAAAAAATGAAAAATAA
- a CDS encoding cobyric acid synthase: MKNKSLMFQGTASSVGKSLLTAAFCRIFHQDGYKVAPFKSQNMALNSYITKEGLEMGRAQVVQAEASCIEPSVLMNPVLLKPTTDKKCQVILNGKVHKNMSAKEYHEFKPALLEMVKESFEKLAKNNDIVVIEGAGSPAEINLRDKDIVNMGMADLVDAPVILIGDIDRGGVFASIYGTIMLLTEEERKRVKGVIINKFRGDLEILKPGIKMLEELIKIPVLGVVPYYNVQIEDEDSLAERFRSQSRRNGQIEVAVLYLPHVSNFTDFNVFETQEDVNLRYIMKGQRIGNPDILIIPGSKNTIEDLVYLRETGLEEEILRLNRQGKLIIGICGGYQMLGKKICDPHETESNIKEINGLGLLDTETIFELEKTTTQVEAEIIASVQNALKGTQGMIVKGYEIHMGQTKLGEDSFVLNHIKKRLNQEVCIEDGAINSTGNVIGTYIHGIFDNIQFTRKLLNNIRKEKGLDEKESNVESFEEFKEREYDKLAKIVRENVDLEKIYKIVQGE; this comes from the coding sequence ATGAAAAATAAAAGTTTGATGTTTCAAGGTACAGCATCTTCTGTAGGAAAAAGTTTATTAACAGCAGCCTTTTGCAGGATTTTTCATCAAGATGGTTACAAGGTAGCTCCTTTTAAATCACAGAATATGGCCCTAAATTCTTATATTACAAAAGAAGGTTTAGAGATGGGTAGGGCTCAGGTAGTACAAGCAGAAGCATCGTGTATAGAACCGAGTGTACTGATGAACCCTGTTCTTTTAAAACCAACAACGGATAAAAAATGTCAGGTAATTCTTAATGGTAAAGTGCATAAGAATATGTCTGCTAAAGAATATCATGAATTTAAGCCAGCTTTATTAGAAATGGTAAAAGAGTCTTTTGAAAAATTAGCAAAAAACAATGATATAGTTGTAATAGAAGGAGCAGGAAGTCCAGCAGAAATCAATTTAAGGGATAAGGATATTGTGAATATGGGTATGGCAGACTTAGTAGATGCTCCTGTAATATTAATTGGAGATATTGATCGTGGTGGTGTTTTTGCATCTATATATGGAACTATTATGTTGCTTACAGAAGAAGAGAGAAAAAGAGTAAAAGGAGTTATTATCAATAAATTTAGAGGAGATTTAGAAATCTTAAAACCTGGGATTAAGATGTTAGAAGAATTAATTAAAATACCAGTTTTAGGAGTAGTCCCATATTATAATGTACAGATAGAAGATGAGGATAGTCTAGCAGAGAGATTTAGAAGTCAAAGCCGAAGAAATGGACAAATAGAGGTTGCAGTATTATATCTTCCTCATGTGTCAAACTTTACAGATTTTAATGTGTTTGAAACACAAGAGGATGTAAATTTGCGATATATTATGAAAGGACAGCGCATTGGAAATCCTGATATACTCATTATTCCAGGTTCTAAAAATACCATTGAGGATTTGGTGTATTTAAGGGAAACAGGATTAGAAGAAGAAATTTTAAGACTAAATAGGCAAGGGAAATTAATAATAGGCATATGTGGCGGATACCAAATGTTAGGAAAAAAGATTTGTGACCCACATGAGACAGAAAGCAATATCAAAGAAATTAATGGATTAGGGCTTTTAGATACGGAGACAATTTTTGAATTAGAAAAGACAACAACACAGGTTGAAGCGGAAATAATTGCTTCTGTACAAAATGCTTTAAAAGGAACACAAGGCATGATTGTTAAGGGATATGAAATACATATGGGGCAAACAAAATTAGGAGAAGATAGTTTTGTTCTAAATCATATAAAAAAGAGATTAAATCAAGAAGTTTGCATTGAAGATGGAGCTATAAATAGTACAGGAAATGTAATAGGAACTTATATACATGGTATTTTTGATAATATTCAATTTACAAGAAAGCTTCTTAACAATATTAGAAAAGAGAAGGGATTAGATGAAAAAGAAAGTAATGTAGAAAGCTTTGAAGAATTCAAAGAAAGAGAATATGATAAGCTTGCAAAAATTGTTAGAGAAAATGTAGATTTAGAAAAAATATATAAAATTGTTCAGGGTGAGTAA
- the cbiB gene encoding adenosylcobinamide-phosphate synthase CbiB, with protein sequence MLTIVMGYFADLIWGDPYWIPHPIRFIGMGIKNTENFLRKFCKNSNDEKLLGILLTLIIVSCSYLITFLLIKIAGWINPYFGHFLEAFLIFQILASKSLDTESRKVLNQLKKGDLKESRKYLSYIVGRETNELNEDEIIRATVETIAENASDGIIAPLFFIFIGGAPLGIAYKAVNTLDSMVGYKNEKYLYFGWASAKFDDLINYIPARLTALFMVIASFLRGYDWKNSIRIIKRDRKNHKSPNCAYPESAVAGALRIQIGGTNTYFGKKVYKPTIGDSLRALEREDIDKSIKIMYTTSAVAMIVFLIIKFILLLLLGGVR encoded by the coding sequence ATGTTGACAATCGTAATGGGCTATTTTGCTGATTTAATATGGGGAGATCCTTATTGGATACCCCATCCTATAAGATTTATTGGAATGGGAATAAAAAATACTGAAAACTTTTTAAGAAAATTCTGCAAGAATTCTAATGATGAAAAATTATTAGGTATTCTGTTAACCTTGATAATTGTTAGTTGCTCATATCTGATAACGTTTTTACTCATTAAGATAGCAGGGTGGATAAATCCATATTTCGGACATTTTTTAGAAGCTTTCTTGATTTTTCAGATATTAGCAAGTAAAAGTTTAGATACTGAAAGTAGAAAAGTACTAAACCAGTTAAAAAAAGGAGATTTGAAAGAGTCAAGAAAGTATTTGTCATATATTGTTGGAAGAGAAACAAATGAGCTTAATGAAGATGAAATTATAAGAGCTACGGTAGAAACTATTGCAGAGAATGCTTCTGATGGGATAATTGCACCATTGTTTTTTATTTTTATTGGGGGTGCTCCATTAGGAATAGCTTATAAAGCAGTTAATACATTAGATTCTATGGTAGGATATAAAAATGAAAAATATTTATATTTTGGCTGGGCTTCAGCCAAATTTGATGACTTAATAAATTATATACCAGCTAGGCTAACAGCATTGTTTATGGTGATTGCTTCTTTTCTTAGGGGATATGATTGGAAAAATAGCATACGAATCATAAAAAGAGATAGAAAAAATCATAAAAGTCCTAATTGTGCTTATCCAGAATCAGCAGTAGCAGGAGCTCTTAGGATACAAATTGGAGGAACTAATACATATTTTGGAAAGAAGGTTTATAAACCTACTATAGGAGATTCATTAAGAGCATTAGAACGTGAAGATATCGATAAAAGTATAAAAATTATGTATACTACATCTGCTGTAGCGATGATAGTTTTTCTTATAATAAAATTTATACTTTTGTTGTTATTAGGAGGGGTAAGATGA
- the cobD gene encoding threonine-phosphate decarboxylase CobD has protein sequence MKCVKHGGNIYEIADKLGVGKEEIIDFSANINPLGLPDSYKEALVKNINIIENYPDPKYRGLVEAIANYHHIDNKYITVGNGATEVIFSIIENLKPRRSLILAPTFLEYERALIRAGSYVEYYYLKEENDFQIEDEFLKDIDENLDLIILCNPNNPTSQLIDKNRMVKIINHCKKNNISLMIDEAFVDFVDDPDQVTMLSFVKDYKNLYIIRALTKFFAIPGLRIGYGITSNENLLKNINDYKEPWTINSYAAMAGEVVLKDQFYIKRSREWIMAEKVHFYSQLKKINSIKVYKPKANYILFKLLGDKKDLREALLKKKILIRSCSNYINMNNSFYRIAIKDRKTNEKFIKALKEVLYES, from the coding sequence ATGAAGTGTGTAAAGCATGGTGGAAATATATATGAAATTGCAGATAAGCTAGGAGTAGGAAAGGAAGAAATTATTGATTTTAGTGCAAATATTAACCCCCTTGGACTGCCCGATTCATACAAAGAAGCGTTAGTTAAAAATATAAATATTATTGAAAACTATCCTGACCCTAAGTATAGAGGCTTGGTTGAAGCAATTGCAAATTATCATCATATAGACAATAAGTATATTACTGTAGGTAACGGTGCTACTGAAGTGATTTTTTCTATTATTGAAAATTTGAAACCAAGGAGAAGTTTGATTCTCGCTCCTACTTTTTTAGAATATGAAAGGGCACTTATAAGAGCAGGAAGTTATGTTGAATATTATTATTTAAAGGAAGAAAATGATTTTCAAATAGAGGATGAATTTTTAAAAGATATAGATGAAAATTTAGATTTAATTATTCTTTGTAATCCTAATAATCCAACAAGTCAACTTATTGATAAAAATAGAATGGTTAAGATTATAAACCATTGTAAAAAGAATAATATATCCTTAATGATTGATGAAGCTTTTGTTGATTTTGTTGATGACCCTGATCAAGTAACTATGCTTTCATTTGTCAAAGATTATAAAAATCTATATATTATTAGGGCATTAACAAAGTTTTTTGCCATTCCTGGATTAAGAATAGGATATGGAATTACATCTAATGAAAACTTATTAAAAAATATAAATGATTATAAAGAACCATGGACGATTAATAGTTATGCAGCTATGGCAGGAGAAGTAGTGTTAAAAGATCAATTCTATATTAAAAGAAGCAGAGAATGGATTATGGCTGAAAAAGTACATTTTTATAGCCAATTAAAGAAAATTAATAGTATCAAAGTGTACAAGCCAAAAGCAAATTACATATTATTTAAGCTGCTAGGGGATAAAAAAGATTTGAGAGAAGCATTACTTAAAAAGAAGATTTTAATAAGAAGCTGTAGCAATTATATAAATATGAACAATTCTTTTTATAGAATTGCAATTAAGGATAGAAAAACAAATGAAAAATTTATAAAAGCATTAAAAGAGGTATTATATGAAAGTTAA
- a CDS encoding GHMP family kinase ATP-binding protein: protein MKVKTMCPASCGELLQGELNGGEKLISYPIDIYTVAVIEEVKNPVRDMRIRKATEAIYKTLDYFGMHQKIGDTLALNIESDITIEKGMASSTADIAATAVATAALIGKKLSNDALARICTEIEPTDSTIFKMLTLFDHLNGIRIRSFDWNPCLDVLVLESDKKLNTEEFRRQDYKFLRKKNKQKVEKAYEIFVSSYERKDFSLLGKAATMSALANQNILYKEKLKEIMDISFRYGCYGVNVAHSGTVIGIIFEKSKVDVEKLIEALREKLIYLYYSKYYITKMVEGGVRILDEN from the coding sequence ATGAAAGTTAAAACTATGTGTCCAGCTTCATGTGGAGAACTTTTACAGGGAGAACTTAATGGAGGAGAAAAATTAATATCTTATCCTATAGATATTTATACAGTAGCTGTGATAGAAGAAGTCAAAAATCCAGTTAGAGATATGAGAATAAGAAAGGCTACAGAAGCTATTTATAAAACTTTAGATTATTTTGGTATGCATCAAAAGATAGGCGATACTCTAGCTCTTAATATTGAGTCAGATATTACTATTGAGAAAGGGATGGCAAGCAGTACAGCAGACATTGCAGCAACAGCGGTTGCTACAGCAGCATTAATTGGGAAAAAGCTATCAAATGATGCCCTTGCACGAATTTGTACGGAAATTGAGCCTACAGATAGTACTATATTTAAGATGTTGACGCTTTTTGATCATTTAAATGGCATAAGGATTAGAAGCTTTGACTGGAATCCATGTCTAGATGTATTGGTTTTGGAATCAGATAAAAAGTTAAATACGGAAGAATTTAGAAGACAGGATTATAAATTTTTAAGAAAGAAAAATAAACAAAAAGTAGAAAAGGCTTATGAAATATTTGTATCTAGCTATGAAAGAAAAGATTTTTCACTTTTAGGAAAAGCTGCAACAATGAGTGCTTTAGCAAACCAAAATATTTTATATAAAGAGAAACTAAAAGAGATTATGGACATTTCTTTTAGGTATGGATGTTATGGTGTAAATGTTGCCCATAGTGGTACAGTAATAGGCATTATATTTGAAAAAAGTAAAGTAGATGTAGAGAAATTAATAGAAGCATTAAGAGAAAAATTAATCTACTTATATTATAGTAAGTACTATATCACAAAAATGGTAGAAGGTGGAGTTCGTATATTGGATGAAAATTAG
- a CDS encoding precorrin-8X methylmutase, which translates to MDYIKVPHLIEEKSFEIITEELGDKTFPEEIGKIIKRVIHTTADFQYADITVISPDAIASAKKAIKSGAHIVTDTKMAMSGINKARLLKYKGEVHCYISDEDVAKKAKEQGITRAMAAMEKAIGDEKNKIFVIGNAPTALFKLKQFIEEGKVKPDLVVGVPVGFVGAAESKEAFEKLNVPYIVTRGRKGGSTVAAAIVNAILYML; encoded by the coding sequence ATGGATTATATAAAGGTACCACATCTTATAGAAGAGAAAAGCTTTGAGATTATAACAGAAGAATTAGGAGATAAAACTTTTCCAGAAGAGATAGGGAAAATTATCAAGCGAGTGATTCATACAACAGCAGATTTTCAATATGCAGATATTACTGTGATTTCTCCTGATGCTATTGCATCTGCAAAAAAAGCTATAAAATCAGGAGCTCATATTGTTACAGATACAAAAATGGCAATGTCAGGGATTAATAAGGCAAGACTTTTGAAATATAAAGGAGAGGTACACTGCTATATATCTGATGAAGATGTAGCAAAGAAAGCAAAAGAACAAGGGATAACAAGAGCAATGGCTGCAATGGAAAAAGCTATTGGTGATGAAAAAAATAAGATTTTTGTTATAGGAAATGCACCTACTGCTTTATTTAAATTAAAGCAATTTATTGAAGAAGGAAAAGTAAAGCCCGATCTTGTTGTAGGTGTACCAGTAGGTTTTGTAGGAGCAGCTGAATCTAAAGAAGCCTTTGAAAAATTGAATGTTCCATATATTGTAACAAGAGGTCGTAAAGGTGGAAGTACAGTAGCAGCAGCTATTGTGAATGCTATTTTGTATATGCTGTAG